Proteins encoded in a region of the Paenibacillus sp. W2I17 genome:
- a CDS encoding TetR/AcrR family transcriptional regulator: MKNKSHVDSKKKDILQAAMRLFATKGVDGISVKEIGDAAGVTDAAIYKHFKNKDAVALEAFTQYCADYTALIDGYVRQEGPVLERFKQLITEVLHLHDEDPYGLLLISQNHEIFIEAGSSEDYRQPLDALMDLIDQGMMRGELPQQDSRLTAVLVIGAITRMAVSSMQGELPELLVPYTGETVHRLASMLGHLPQE, translated from the coding sequence ATGAAGAACAAATCTCATGTGGATAGCAAAAAGAAAGATATCCTACAAGCGGCGATGCGCTTGTTCGCAACCAAAGGCGTTGACGGCATATCCGTCAAAGAGATCGGTGACGCCGCCGGAGTAACCGATGCGGCGATCTACAAACATTTTAAAAACAAAGATGCCGTTGCTCTGGAAGCCTTCACCCAATACTGCGCGGACTATACTGCACTGATTGACGGGTATGTTCGACAGGAAGGTCCGGTGTTGGAACGCTTCAAGCAACTGATTACCGAGGTTCTCCATCTGCATGATGAAGATCCCTACGGACTGCTGCTGATTTCACAGAATCATGAAATATTCATTGAAGCCGGAAGCAGCGAGGATTACCGTCAGCCATTGGATGCGTTAATGGATCTGATTGATCAGGGAATGATGCGGGGCGAACTGCCTCAGCAGGATTCACGGCTCACAGCCGTGCTGGTGATCGGTGCAATTACACGTATGGCGGTCTCCAGTATGCAAGGTGAACTACCGGAGCTGTTGGTACCTTATACGGGGGAAACGGTTCACCGTCTTGCATCGATGTTGGGGCACTTACCTCAGGAGTAA
- a CDS encoding phosphotransferase family protein, translated as MVGSVNEELDAYSWVTPEGMLNDQYITSREQLYKGMNGRYVERFAVPSGESYIFKPLTNPAQHGRERWTYERVMSGLPPIYPQLIAASDLTIAPAKSWMIYEDLGQLVHDSQEATMLGAAAHMAAWHALPVTNWSELPRVGQKPSIRTMLDELQMHRQSTDELLSRLDMQLSASDWDKITRLILTAEEELPTVLCHGDLHPGNMAEVAGRLVILDWEHAHLNTPLWDVVHLVDLSHPLFPRTVMPALRERVIDVYLDKLGSLGMQIERVSFAGWYDAYAIVFSLWMLRLIDGDLRSEECVWPKKQLSNQWYETAATLEQCMKHMGEE; from the coding sequence ATGGTGGGTAGCGTGAACGAAGAGTTGGATGCATACAGCTGGGTGACGCCCGAAGGAATGCTGAATGATCAATATATAACAAGCCGTGAACAGTTGTATAAAGGAATGAACGGACGATATGTGGAGCGATTCGCTGTTCCTAGCGGTGAAAGTTATATTTTCAAACCACTGACGAATCCTGCGCAGCATGGACGGGAACGATGGACGTACGAGCGTGTGATGTCTGGTCTACCTCCAATCTATCCGCAACTCATTGCAGCGTCGGATCTTACCATTGCTCCAGCAAAGAGCTGGATGATCTACGAGGATCTGGGGCAACTGGTGCATGATTCGCAAGAAGCGACGATGCTCGGCGCAGCGGCACATATGGCAGCATGGCATGCATTGCCTGTTACGAATTGGAGCGAACTGCCTCGCGTGGGTCAGAAACCGTCCATTCGCACAATGTTGGATGAGTTGCAAATGCATAGGCAATCTACCGATGAACTGTTATCCAGATTGGATATGCAGCTATCCGCATCCGATTGGGATAAGATCACCAGGTTGATCCTCACGGCAGAGGAAGAACTTCCAACCGTTTTGTGTCACGGAGATTTGCATCCGGGTAACATGGCGGAGGTGGCCGGCAGACTGGTCATCTTGGACTGGGAGCATGCCCATCTGAATACTCCGCTGTGGGACGTAGTTCATCTGGTGGATCTCTCGCATCCGCTGTTTCCCAGAACGGTTATGCCTGCTTTGCGAGAGCGAGTTATAGATGTGTATTTGGACAAACTGGGGAGCCTGGGCATGCAGATTGAACGGGTTTCTTTTGCAGGATGGTACGATGCCTATGCTATTGTATTCTCACTCTGGATGCTGCGTTTGATTGATGGTGACCTGAGAAGTGAGGAATGTGTGTGGCCGAAGAAACAGTTGAGTAACCAGTGGTATGAGACGGCAGCGACGCTGGAACAGTGTATGAAGCACATGGGTGAGGAATAG
- the lspA gene encoding signal peptidase II: MLFYFVALLVTLVDQGTKIAVRMYMEVGDVMRLGDSGMQLQHYENSGMAGSMFQGNARLFGVIAVLFIAGMLYYRSKGEIRGFWMQAGAGFMVGGALGNAIDRFIYARVTDFLVFPSGRGILNLADVAINIGVVMIIIGMLIRAYQSYRAKRLRNALPKVERS; the protein is encoded by the coding sequence ATGCTGTTTTATTTTGTAGCACTGCTGGTGACTTTGGTGGACCAGGGAACCAAGATTGCAGTGAGGATGTATATGGAAGTTGGCGACGTCATGAGACTGGGTGACTCGGGCATGCAGTTACAGCATTACGAGAACAGTGGAATGGCGGGCAGCATGTTTCAGGGAAATGCGCGTCTGTTCGGTGTGATTGCTGTTCTGTTCATAGCAGGTATGTTGTATTATCGGAGTAAAGGTGAGATTCGCGGTTTCTGGATGCAAGCTGGCGCGGGTTTTATGGTCGGTGGGGCTTTAGGTAATGCGATCGATCGATTTATCTATGCCCGGGTAACGGATTTCCTCGTGTTTCCGTCAGGACGCGGGATTTTGAATCTCGCTGATGTCGCAATTAACATCGGTGTGGTCATGATCATCATCGGCATGTTGATTCGTGCATATCAGAGTTATCGAGCCAAGCGTTTACGCAATGCACTGCCGAAGGTTGAGCGTTCGTAA
- a CDS encoding ABC transporter substrate-binding protein: protein MMAVLLSSCTSGDSANGKVQIEFFQNKPEAKTTFDELIKTFNAEHDDIQVTQVNPPDAETVLKTRVVKNDIPDIMAMGATDTYSILAQSDIFTDLTDSSLLQTIDPNYIQMLNDLTGMDEVTGIPYATNANGIMYNKTLFKEMGLDVPKTWDELIATAQKIKDAGEIPFYFTYKDDWQTSLPFNALASNLVGIDFYQERRDNKVTFKEKYREVAEKQLELMKYGHGDNFGKAYSDGNRAFANGEAFMYIQGTWAISEIRKANPNVDIGFFPFPTGNDASEIKLVNGIDSLFTIAEDTPNREQAETFIAFLLEPENIGRYIDEQTLFSAVEGVKQDDPAVQELMPYIEQGKVIDFPDHYIPAAVQLNSIVQSFLQNQNIDNYLDTLDKEWDKVANRR from the coding sequence ATGATGGCTGTACTTTTATCTTCCTGTACCAGTGGAGATAGCGCGAATGGCAAAGTGCAGATTGAATTTTTCCAGAACAAGCCTGAAGCCAAAACAACCTTTGATGAATTGATCAAGACGTTCAACGCGGAGCATGACGATATCCAAGTGACACAGGTGAATCCGCCAGATGCGGAGACAGTACTGAAGACGCGTGTCGTCAAAAATGATATACCGGATATTATGGCCATGGGTGCAACCGACACCTATTCCATTCTGGCTCAGAGTGATATTTTCACCGATCTGACGGACAGCTCATTACTCCAGACGATTGATCCGAACTACATACAAATGCTGAATGATCTCACAGGCATGGACGAAGTGACTGGTATTCCTTACGCGACTAATGCAAACGGCATCATGTACAACAAAACGCTGTTTAAGGAAATGGGATTGGACGTGCCCAAGACGTGGGATGAACTCATTGCAACCGCCCAAAAGATTAAGGATGCAGGTGAGATTCCATTTTACTTCACATACAAGGATGACTGGCAGACGAGCCTGCCGTTCAATGCACTAGCCTCCAATCTGGTTGGTATTGATTTCTACCAAGAGCGACGCGATAACAAAGTGACGTTCAAGGAGAAGTACCGCGAGGTAGCTGAGAAGCAGCTGGAACTCATGAAATACGGTCACGGCGATAACTTTGGTAAAGCTTATTCGGACGGTAACCGTGCCTTTGCTAACGGTGAAGCTTTCATGTACATCCAGGGAACCTGGGCCATCTCGGAGATTCGCAAAGCGAACCCGAATGTTGACATTGGTTTCTTCCCATTCCCAACAGGCAACGATGCAAGCGAGATCAAGCTGGTGAACGGGATTGACTCCCTGTTTACCATTGCGGAGGACACGCCTAATCGCGAGCAGGCGGAGACGTTTATTGCGTTTCTATTAGAGCCTGAAAATATCGGAAGATACATTGACGAACAAACGCTGTTCTCTGCGGTAGAAGGCGTGAAGCAGGATGATCCTGCCGTACAGGAATTGATGCCTTATATCGAGCAGGGTAAAGTTATTGACTTTCCCGATCACTATATTCCGGCTGCGGTGCAGCTGAATTCCATCGTACAGTCCTTTTTGCAGAACCAAAACATCGACAACTATCTAGATACACTCGACAAAGAATGGGACAAGGTTGCCAATCGGCGCTAA
- the abc-f gene encoding ribosomal protection-like ABC-F family protein → MMIISAQQLTQYHGAHLVLDGITFEIMEGDKVALIGRNGSGKTTLMRLMARLNKPDEGQLMIKKDTRMGYVAQVPEGLDDHTVLDVLSLGFKELMICRTQMKEMEQQMSDPACAADPNQLERLLKRYAALQDQFEREGGYEMDARIDQVADGLDIAKVHYGWRFGSLSGGEQTRVVLASQLIVRPDLLLLDEPTNHLDLERVEWLEGFLREYPGTIVLISHDRYFLDRVVNRTLELEDGEAETSAGGYTEYMKVKEQRLLQQFEEFKEQQKVIKKMKETIRQLEEWGRVGGNEKFFRRAASMRKALERMEQVKRPVLERRNAEFDVRPTDRTGKRVAVLEQVEKSYGEREILRGISGLLEYGDKIALIGRNGSGKTTLFKLLLGDEQPNAGKLEWGARVDVGYLAQQEEPTNPKLNVLEYFRLEAGVEEGEARGILARYLFYGADVFRSVGQLSGGEWTRLRLALLVQRKPNVLLLDEPTNHLDIASREALEESLVDFEGTVLAISHDRYFVNRLASRVWELEDGQMTAYLGDYEAYREKKLDLQARAAATTQATAGVGVSSRGNAKSEMKSGLTSAPGGTARSGKKPETNSTMNGSTVAATEGSRYYEASTESGKAMASSAAAASKHRSGNGNKPSAEKLEQTLARLEAQIQVLDQQLEVVQNNPLELEQIWNDREQLSAEYNDVLAQWAEL, encoded by the coding sequence ATGATGATTATTAGCGCGCAACAACTGACTCAATACCACGGAGCACATCTGGTGCTGGACGGCATTACGTTTGAAATTATGGAAGGTGACAAAGTCGCCCTGATCGGCCGCAACGGAAGCGGCAAGACCACACTTATGCGCCTGATGGCAAGACTGAACAAGCCAGATGAAGGGCAATTGATGATCAAAAAAGATACACGAATGGGATATGTGGCTCAGGTTCCAGAAGGATTGGATGACCATACCGTACTGGATGTACTGAGTCTTGGATTCAAGGAGCTTATGATATGTCGCACGCAAATGAAGGAAATGGAGCAGCAGATGTCCGATCCGGCATGTGCAGCAGACCCTAATCAATTGGAGCGCCTGCTGAAACGCTACGCGGCACTGCAAGACCAGTTCGAGCGTGAGGGTGGATACGAAATGGATGCCCGGATCGATCAGGTGGCGGACGGTCTGGATATCGCCAAGGTGCATTATGGTTGGCGCTTTGGTTCCCTGTCTGGTGGGGAGCAGACTCGGGTGGTGCTTGCTTCACAGCTAATCGTAAGACCCGACCTGTTATTGCTGGATGAGCCGACAAACCATCTTGATCTGGAGCGGGTTGAGTGGCTGGAAGGATTTTTAAGAGAATATCCCGGCACCATTGTCCTGATCTCGCATGATCGTTATTTTCTGGATCGGGTCGTGAATCGAACACTGGAGCTGGAGGATGGAGAAGCAGAAACATCTGCTGGCGGTTATACGGAATATATGAAAGTGAAGGAACAACGGCTGTTGCAGCAATTCGAGGAGTTTAAAGAGCAGCAGAAGGTTATCAAAAAAATGAAGGAAACGATCCGCCAGCTGGAGGAGTGGGGCCGAGTTGGCGGCAATGAAAAGTTCTTCCGGCGGGCCGCTTCTATGCGCAAGGCGCTGGAGCGGATGGAACAGGTGAAGCGTCCTGTACTGGAGCGCCGTAATGCCGAATTCGATGTGCGTCCTACGGATCGAACGGGTAAACGGGTAGCGGTATTGGAACAGGTCGAGAAGAGCTATGGTGAGCGTGAAATCCTGCGCGGAATCTCGGGTCTGCTGGAATATGGAGATAAAATTGCACTCATTGGCCGCAATGGTTCCGGCAAGACGACCTTGTTCAAGCTGTTGCTTGGTGACGAGCAGCCCAATGCGGGCAAGCTGGAGTGGGGGGCGCGTGTGGATGTCGGGTATCTGGCTCAACAGGAGGAACCCACGAATCCGAAACTGAACGTACTTGAATACTTCCGTCTGGAAGCAGGCGTGGAAGAGGGAGAGGCTCGCGGAATTCTGGCTCGATACCTGTTCTATGGAGCGGATGTATTCCGCTCGGTGGGACAGTTATCTGGTGGGGAATGGACGCGCCTGCGTTTAGCTTTGCTGGTGCAACGCAAACCCAATGTACTGCTGCTCGATGAGCCGACCAACCATCTGGATATCGCATCGAGAGAAGCGCTGGAAGAGTCACTGGTTGATTTTGAAGGAACCGTACTTGCCATCTCGCATGATCGGTACTTCGTCAATCGCCTCGCTTCCCGTGTCTGGGAACTGGAGGACGGACAGATGACCGCTTATCTGGGAGACTATGAGGCGTATCGTGAGAAGAAGCTTGATTTGCAAGCTCGTGCGGCGGCGACAACTCAGGCTACAGCAGGAGTGGGTGTTTCTTCTCGTGGGAACGCCAAGTCAGAGATGAAATCAGGGTTAACGTCTGCGCCCGGCGGGACTGCCAGATCAGGAAAGAAACCAGAAACAAACTCGACAATGAACGGTTCCACTGTTGCGGCTACCGAAGGAAGTCGTTATTATGAAGCTTCAACTGAATCAGGTAAGGCGATGGCCTCTTCGGCAGCAGCTGCATCGAAACATAGAAGTGGCAATGGCAACAAACCATCTGCGGAGAAGCTGGAACAGACGTTGGCTCGTCTTGAGGCACAGATTCAGGTGCTGGACCAACAGTTGGAAGTTGTGCAAAACAATCCGCTTGAACTGGAACAAATCTGGAATGATCGGGAGCAATTGTCCGCTGAATATAATGATGTTTTGGCCCAGTGGGCTGAGTTATAA
- a CDS encoding nucleoside hydrolase — MRRVIIDTDTAGDDTIAILTALHHFQVEGITITGGNVQFDQEVENALYTVQVAGHGGKVPVYKGCERPLMAYGKAQHRTVEDVHGDDGMGGAHFPKADQRPESGHAVDFIIEKVHAHPGEIELLAIAPLTNIAMAIQKDPTIIPEIAHLYIMGGTNNALGNITPAAEYNFYVDPEAAKIVLHAGIPITMVGWEMCTQYSVMDDDDHAEIAALGTSGADFFTAINKVVMQFNKSVHKLNGTTHPDTLLMAVAADESIMTKSGQYYVDVEAAGELTRGYSVVDINGRFGKEPNVRVCEAIDQPKFKSMLLDVLSAIQ, encoded by the coding sequence ATGAGAAGAGTCATCATCGATACAGATACAGCAGGAGACGATACGATTGCGATCCTGACGGCATTGCATCACTTTCAGGTAGAAGGCATCACCATTACGGGCGGTAACGTACAATTCGACCAAGAGGTTGAAAATGCTCTGTACACAGTACAGGTTGCTGGACATGGCGGCAAGGTGCCTGTGTATAAAGGTTGCGAGCGTCCGCTAATGGCCTACGGTAAAGCTCAGCACCGCACAGTGGAAGACGTGCATGGCGATGATGGCATGGGCGGCGCGCATTTCCCGAAGGCGGATCAGCGTCCCGAGAGCGGGCATGCGGTTGATTTTATCATTGAGAAGGTGCATGCACATCCAGGTGAAATTGAACTTCTGGCGATTGCCCCGCTGACCAATATTGCGATGGCGATCCAGAAAGACCCAACGATTATTCCGGAGATTGCTCACCTGTACATCATGGGCGGAACGAATAATGCACTGGGCAATATTACACCGGCGGCGGAGTATAACTTCTACGTGGACCCGGAAGCAGCGAAAATTGTACTGCATGCAGGCATTCCAATCACGATGGTTGGTTGGGAGATGTGCACGCAATATTCAGTGATGGACGATGACGATCATGCAGAGATTGCGGCTCTGGGTACATCGGGTGCCGATTTCTTCACTGCAATCAACAAAGTGGTTATGCAGTTCAACAAGTCGGTACATAAACTCAATGGCACCACTCATCCTGATACGTTGTTGATGGCTGTAGCGGCGGATGAATCCATCATGACCAAGTCGGGTCAATATTATGTGGATGTGGAAGCGGCAGGAGAACTGACACGTGGATATAGCGTGGTCGATATCAACGGACGTTTTGGCAAAGAGCCGAATGTACGTGTCTGTGAAGCCATCGATCAGCCCAAGTTCAAATCCATGCTGCTGGACGTTCTCTCGGCGATCCAATAA
- a CDS encoding DUF350 domain-containing protein translates to MENLGLNLVNVAVGVGILLVVLVCGYFAFSKLTRYNDSEEIAKGNEAAGMYMGSKLLGLCIIVGMVSFSTHSWLDMLLWSAFGIIVLCLVYIIFDFLIPKMRVCDEIARGNMAVAQLLRSIIIGVSIVIGTFLM, encoded by the coding sequence ATGGAAAACTTGGGATTAAACCTCGTGAATGTGGCGGTGGGTGTAGGCATTCTGCTGGTGGTATTGGTATGTGGATATTTCGCTTTTAGCAAATTGACCCGGTATAACGATAGTGAGGAAATCGCCAAAGGTAACGAGGCGGCAGGCATGTACATGGGCAGCAAATTGCTGGGACTGTGTATTATTGTGGGCATGGTATCTTTCTCGACGCATTCGTGGTTGGATATGCTGCTGTGGTCGGCGTTTGGAATTATTGTGCTGTGCCTGGTCTATATTATATTTGATTTCCTGATTCCAAAAATGCGGGTGTGTGACGAAATTGCACGAGGTAATATGGCGGTAGCACAGCTGCTGCGTTCGATTATCATCGGCGTTTCCATCGTCATTGGTACGTTTTTGATGTAA
- a CDS encoding heme-degrading domain-containing protein, with product MNLTMTEKLKEMQQEETDLVFDTFDSETALQLGLHLVEEAKRRSQAVTIDITLEGHRLFLHAMEGTHPDNEDWIRRKNNVVNHFSSSSWHTALRLRSENQTLEQDFNLPASDYVLAGGAFPLILKNEGQVGTITVSGLPDEEDHDLVTTGIRSFLLQQD from the coding sequence TTGAATCTGACCATGACAGAGAAATTAAAGGAAATGCAACAGGAAGAAACGGACTTGGTATTTGACACATTTGATTCTGAAACAGCACTCCAACTTGGCCTGCATCTGGTCGAAGAAGCGAAGCGTCGCTCCCAAGCCGTGACCATCGACATCACCCTGGAGGGGCATCGCCTCTTTTTGCATGCGATGGAAGGCACTCATCCCGACAACGAAGACTGGATTCGACGCAAGAACAACGTGGTGAATCATTTCTCTTCCAGCTCTTGGCATACAGCTCTGCGGTTGAGAAGCGAAAATCAGACACTTGAGCAAGACTTCAATCTGCCTGCATCGGATTATGTCCTGGCTGGAGGGGCTTTCCCGCTGATTCTGAAAAATGAGGGACAGGTCGGCACCATTACGGTATCAGGTCTGCCTGATGAGGAAGACCATGATCTGGTCACGACAGGCATTCGCTCGTTTTTGTTGCAGCAAGATTAG
- a CDS encoding glycosyltransferase: MRKVGLVMRKIQFTEAQGPRVFADRLKQIGLELGVDIVFISPERHVSGYDWLPGYEHEKGDLVNYDIVLDQIHSQNIEHVIYTVSGFTFLKMFLPKSVLFPHSFPDPALTGYEMMKPFYTMVDKAIVQTEFLKTELGRNFGVHDVNVIPIGFSEELANRHYDPSQVVHNRVLWIGRDEANRRPDLVLEYARQNPDKEVYMVFGGVRYQETMKKYDIPANVKLKFALTQDEIFTLMNSSKVYWNCSAFDTFGMPLTEAMAMGKMVVKPEHACYGHIRSTHAFAGNEDNWFELVNMAAAAPRSVSEDNREYAFGAFSRTKMKEGYRNFFSDWLK, from the coding sequence TTGCGTAAAGTCGGACTTGTTATGCGTAAAATTCAATTTACAGAAGCTCAGGGGCCACGCGTATTTGCGGATCGGCTGAAGCAGATTGGTCTGGAGCTGGGCGTGGATATCGTGTTCATCTCGCCGGAGCGTCATGTCAGCGGATACGACTGGTTGCCGGGTTATGAGCATGAGAAAGGTGACCTGGTGAACTACGATATCGTGCTGGACCAGATTCATAGCCAAAATATAGAGCATGTCATCTACACCGTATCCGGGTTTACGTTTTTGAAGATGTTCTTACCAAAGAGTGTATTGTTCCCGCACAGTTTCCCCGATCCCGCGCTAACGGGATATGAGATGATGAAGCCATTTTATACGATGGTGGATAAAGCAATTGTGCAGACGGAGTTTTTGAAAACAGAGCTGGGTCGCAATTTCGGCGTACATGACGTGAACGTCATCCCGATTGGCTTTAGCGAAGAGCTGGCGAACCGGCACTATGACCCAAGTCAGGTTGTGCATAATCGGGTGCTCTGGATCGGTCGGGATGAGGCGAACCGTCGCCCTGACCTGGTCCTGGAATATGCCCGGCAGAACCCGGACAAGGAAGTGTATATGGTGTTCGGCGGTGTGCGCTATCAGGAAACTATGAAGAAGTACGACATTCCTGCCAATGTGAAGCTGAAGTTTGCGCTCACGCAGGATGAGATATTTACTTTGATGAACTCATCCAAGGTGTATTGGAACTGTTCGGCCTTTGATACGTTTGGGATGCCGCTGACGGAAGCGATGGCGATGGGTAAAATGGTCGTGAAACCGGAGCACGCGTGTTACGGACACATTCGATCCACGCATGCCTTTGCAGGCAATGAGGACAATTGGTTTGAACTGGTGAACATGGCTGCGGCTGCGCCGCGCAGTGTGTCAGAAGACAACCGTGAGTATGCGTTTGGTGCTTTTTCGCGTACGAAGATGAAAGAAGGATACCGGAACTTTTTCTCGGATTGGTTGAAGTAA
- a CDS encoding glutathionylspermidine synthase family protein, translating into MRQVVQLPLSHEEVFQGETEQQIPYHRMYGKQYCVPALTVYSPSEVQELRIAAEAVDGIYCKVMRFIQQYMPDSFLEHQLGIHPGLIPTARMEMVTGGITRQDWIIGEAGPKCIENNTDTPTGIPEAAALEGILVDLAEDATLTAPSAEMDTRIRECFRIWLEFYANQGLQVPVTFTSFGEHVEDRTNTEYLMRRCQEAGYEVFYAPLEELEIVPGEALYHKGREINLLYRLYPLEYLIDDRDETTGVDIGAALLELVREGRLGLMNPVQHVLMQSKGFMAAIWSLYERNEQTPEYCGFTLFDEAEMDVISRYLLPTYFSAEPFELNGIPYVAKSYWGREGRGTLLLDGGTDNAFGKQDMEHPLNEALESNLATAATDEDEEITAYYENQPKIYQQLVPMEQVVIETEAGVYNGYLLTGVFVIGGRLAGILPRVGEKVTGDMAYYCAATVSERMNDEEEKEWKTWD; encoded by the coding sequence ATGAGGCAAGTGGTTCAACTGCCGTTAAGTCACGAAGAGGTATTTCAGGGTGAAACGGAACAACAGATTCCATATCATCGAATGTATGGGAAACAATATTGTGTGCCTGCATTGACGGTCTATTCTCCCTCGGAGGTACAGGAGCTGCGTATTGCAGCCGAGGCGGTAGACGGCATTTACTGTAAAGTAATGCGATTTATCCAGCAATATATGCCGGACTCTTTTTTGGAGCATCAGTTGGGTATCCATCCCGGGCTTATTCCGACGGCACGTATGGAGATGGTGACTGGAGGCATTACCCGTCAGGATTGGATTATCGGAGAAGCTGGGCCCAAGTGTATTGAAAATAATACGGACACTCCTACGGGTATACCGGAGGCTGCTGCATTGGAAGGTATTCTGGTCGATCTTGCTGAGGATGCTACGCTAACTGCACCATCTGCCGAGATGGATACACGTATTCGGGAGTGTTTCAGGATATGGCTCGAATTCTATGCAAACCAAGGATTGCAGGTTCCCGTGACGTTTACTTCTTTTGGCGAACATGTCGAAGATCGAACAAATACGGAATACCTGATGAGACGTTGTCAGGAAGCGGGATACGAAGTTTTCTATGCTCCACTTGAGGAACTGGAGATTGTTCCAGGGGAGGCGCTTTACCATAAGGGTCGGGAGATTAATCTACTGTATCGCCTTTATCCACTGGAGTATCTGATCGATGATCGGGATGAGACGACAGGGGTGGACATTGGTGCTGCACTGCTTGAACTTGTACGTGAAGGACGACTGGGCCTGATGAATCCCGTTCAGCATGTACTGATGCAGAGTAAAGGCTTCATGGCGGCAATCTGGTCGCTCTACGAGCGGAACGAGCAAACCCCGGAATATTGCGGGTTTACCCTCTTTGATGAAGCAGAGATGGACGTAATTTCCCGATATCTGCTGCCCACCTATTTTTCGGCTGAGCCCTTCGAGCTGAACGGCATACCATATGTAGCCAAAAGCTATTGGGGGCGCGAAGGCAGAGGAACTCTTTTGCTGGATGGAGGAACGGACAATGCCTTTGGAAAGCAGGATATGGAGCATCCTCTTAACGAGGCGCTGGAATCCAATCTTGCAACTGCGGCAACAGACGAGGATGAAGAAATTACAGCTTATTACGAAAACCAACCCAAAATCTATCAGCAGCTGGTTCCGATGGAACAGGTCGTGATCGAGACGGAAGCTGGAGTATACAACGGTTATCTGCTTACAGGAGTGTTTGTTATCGGTGGGCGTTTGGCTGGGATACTACCACGGGTCGGGGAGAAAGTAACCGGAGATATGGCCTATTATTGCGCGGCTACGGTTAGTGAACGGATGAATGATGAGGAGGAGAAGGAATGGAAAACTTGGGATTAA
- a CDS encoding NAD(P)H-dependent oxidoreductase has protein sequence MKKILIIQGNPVSPSYNGSIAEAYRKGAVQAGADVRMITLNELAFNMNLEGGYRNKLPLEPDLLQAQEAIKWAEHLVWVFPIWWGGPPALLKGFVDRIFMPGYAFKYQKGKPFPDQLLKGRTARMITTMDGPSWYFKWFQGEPAHKMMKISTFGLTGIKPVRITTVDQVGKKSDEQRKNWLDKIEQLGRKMS, from the coding sequence ATGAAAAAAATATTAATTATTCAAGGCAATCCCGTCTCACCCAGTTATAACGGCTCAATCGCCGAGGCGTACCGCAAAGGTGCGGTGCAGGCTGGTGCCGACGTCCGCATGATCACCCTGAACGAGTTGGCGTTCAACATGAATCTGGAGGGAGGATATCGTAATAAACTTCCACTCGAACCGGATTTGCTACAAGCCCAAGAAGCGATCAAGTGGGCCGAGCATCTCGTATGGGTGTTCCCAATCTGGTGGGGAGGACCACCTGCCCTGCTGAAAGGTTTCGTTGACCGAATCTTCATGCCAGGTTATGCCTTCAAGTATCAAAAAGGAAAACCTTTCCCGGATCAGCTGCTCAAAGGCCGCACCGCCCGCATGATCACTACCATGGATGGCCCAAGCTGGTATTTCAAATGGTTCCAAGGTGAGCCCGCACATAAAATGATGAAAATCTCCACATTTGGACTCACCGGCATCAAACCTGTGCGGATAACAACTGTAGATCAAGTTGGTAAGAAGTCAGATGAACAGAGAAAGAATTGGCTGGATAAGATTGAACAGCTTGGGCGGAAGATGAGTTGA